The Nitrososphaerales archaeon sequence CCTACGGTTGAAAATGCTAGAAAGGCTTTCCAAGAAATGGCGGGCAGCAAGGATGTGGACGAGATCTATACCAAGGATTTTGTTAATAGAATGCAGCTACCCTATGCTAAATATGCATTCATGTCTGCCGTTTTGGGAAGTAGAGCTGCGCCGGCATTGGAGGATAGATTGCACAAGATTAAGGTACCCACACTCATTGTATGGGGTAAGAAGGACGGGTTGATCCCGGTAAAGTTCGCAAGGAAATTTCATGCATATATAAAGGATTCAAAACTGGTTATAATGGATAACTGCGGTCATACGCCGTACTTTGAAAAACCTAATGAATTTTGCAACATATTGCTTGAATTCCTAAAGAATTAGACTTTTTTTACATTTGTAGACACGAGTTCTTATCGATTTACCACAGATTTGCATACCATTTAACACCAAAAACAATATATGTGTTACCTTCTAATGGTATTATAAGGGAATCAAAACCATGACACAAAACGAGAACGAGAACGATACAAATCCGGCTTATCTATTCAGCAAGACGTTGAAGCGCAGCACCGAAACTCAAGCTGAGTTTTTGAGACGAATGGCATCAATGCAGTTCGAAACTATGCAAGGATTGATGAATGTGCTGCATACAATAACCAACTTTAATGCCGTATTCAAAGCAACAGTACAGAGCAATGGAAGGATATCGATCCCTGAAGCAGAGAGAGAGGCACTAGGGATAGAAGATGGAGATCTAGTCCAAGTCATCATAGTTCCCCTCGAAAAGGGAAAGGAACGAACTAAGGTCAAGGACGATTCCCAAAAATTTCAAATAAAAGGAGGTGTAAAGATTGAGTGAGAAGAGACAAGAGAAAGACGCCTTTGATATTTATCAGGAAAGTGTTGCGAATGTAATTGAAGAGGTAGCAAAGCTGCAACCAGCTTACATACAGTCACTAACAAACCTACAGCATGAGTGCACAGAAGCATTCAAAAGAGCTGTCGAGTCAACAATAACTGTACAGAAAGAATTTGCAAATGCGACATGGGGTCCAGGTAAATTCCCAGCTGCAGTTGCAAGGAATGCCAGCGAAAGTACTGATGCGTTGGTGAAGGCCGTATCAACAAGCAACAAGGCAATTATAGCAACTGTTGATGCAACGACACAGAACATAAGAACCTTCAGTGATACTATTAACACATTCGCAAAGATAAACCAAAACCTGATAAAGACATGGCAGAGTTTTGTACCATCTAGAGCGTAGATGGTAAAATACATCTTTTTATTTTTAAAGCCTTTTTAGGTTCCTATGTTATCCCCATATACGTGGACTACAGGGAGCTTTGCGGTAAAATATTGGGCATTAACAAGGATATTCGTTTTGTGGGTTTTATTAACAGATCGGGCAAGCTTATCGAAGGAGGTATGAGACCAGGCCTTGAATCTCTTGATGACGAGATCCATCAGAAACGCTGGTTCAACCAGGTTGCTATGCGAGCGGAGATGTACGAGATGTTTAATAAGATATATGGAAAGACTAACGTAGTTTATGTTGAAAGAGAAAAACTGAAACAGCTCACATTTTATAGAGGAGACAAGATATTGCTAGTAACCCTGCAGCCATCTGTTGATAGCAACAAGGCTTTAGAAATAGTACGAACTATAGAGAAGATCCTTGACTCTACATGAGCACTAACGTACCGATCTTTCCTTTAACCATGATGCCACGTCTGGAATTATACGCTCCTGTGAGTATTTGCTTGAAAGTAAACCTATATGACCTGTAGGATAAACCTTGAGCTCCTTGTCCTCGCTTGATACGTTATAGTTAAGTGGTATACTGCATTCAGGTGATACCAAGTGATCGTCTTCTGCCACGACTGTAAGTAATGGCACATCGATCTTACGTAGGTCAATCAGCTTATCGCCAAGTTTCATCTGATTTTTAACAAGCAAATTTTTCTGGTAAATATCCTTTATCCACTGTCTGAATGTTTCACCAGCTATGGGCGGTGTGTCGTAAAGCCATTTTTCGACACGTAAGAAATTTTGAACAAAATCGGTATCGTGAAGGTTGTTTGTGAATTCTATATATTTTCTTACATTCTGCTTGAAAGGCTTCAATATGCTGTAGCAAAGATACAGGAATTCAGGTGGTATGTTTCCGTAATTGTTTATTAGCAGATCAGCGTCTATATGTTTGGATAGATTGCCTAAGACGGTCGTGTCCTTCTCGCTATCAATGACAGGCGCTGTGACATACAGATTCTTTACCTTTTCTCCATGAAGCGATGCATACATTACGGACATAGTTCCGCCCATGCAATAGCCATGAATTGAAATCTTTTCTTGATAAGAAGCGTCCCTTACCAAGTCGACAAAATAATCTATGAATCTGTTGACATAGTCATCAAATGTTAAATATTGATCTATTTGTTCAGGTTCACCCCAGTCTATCATATAAACATCAAAACCTTGGTTCAGCATACCCCTCACCCAGCTCCTATCTGGTTGAAGATCCAGCACATAATACTTGTTTATGAGAGCATAGACTACCAACAGAGGAACAGGATGGGGTTTTTCGACAAATGGCTTGTAATGCAGCAACCGTATATTCCTCCCCTTATGAACTACATCTGCTGGTGTCGTTCCAACATCGATACTGCCAATACTTTTCGCCGCTTTAGAAACCTGCAATACACCTTTGTTGAATTGCTGTATTTGCTGCATAATGGTCAAAAATATATCGGAGTAATCTTTCTTACTCATTTCACAAAACCTTAGCAATATCCTTCTTCTTTCCTCCAGAAATTTCTTCTATGACATCTGAGATCTCTTTCAGTTTCTTCTTTATGCGTTCTATCTCTTCATAGACACTTTCGATCTCACTGCGTGTTGGCATGTCGAGGTTTTTGGAATAAATTTCAACGAGTTTCCGTACATGCACATTAAACTGTACTTCATGTTTTAGCAACTCACCAAAAATCATAGCAAACTCTTCTGAATCAAAAAGGGTTGTAAATTCGTCTTCAAACGTTTCGATCCAGATCTTCTTTACCTCTTCCTTTGACTTTTCATCTGTTATATCAATAGGACACTTAGCCAATACCTTTCTTGTTGCCTCAATCCATGTAGCACTAACCTTAGCATAGTACCGCGTCAATATTTTATTAAAAGCCGTAAGCTCTTCTGTAGCTTTTGCAAGTTCAGCATTTATTGTTACGGAATTCTTTATTAAACTCGCAGCAGGACCGATAGTTGGCATTTCAGGAGTTCTATTCTGCAACCAGTTAAGGGTATCGGCCCACGACTCGATCATATTTTTTAATATCTCAGAATTTTCCTTATCGTTAGACTGTGACTTGTCTGTCAAAGATAACCACCTTTGTAGGTCAGAAACCTTACAGAAAGTAACCTTTCACCGATGTCCCCTACATTGGCAAATTTATACTTTGTTCCTAGCGTATGACAGCGTTTGGAGGGGGTACGCATGGTTAATCTATACGTATGTAAATTGTATATTTTTCGGTTACTATATTTCACAAATTAACACGAGAAAACATAAGTGAACCAAAAATTGCTCAAATGATATTGTTGTTGAACTATTTCTCAAGACGGTAACGTTACATTCATTGGTGCATAGAAGGTTGAGGAGACACTGGTTAAATTGTCTGAAAAGATAATCTCAGGTCAGAAACGCTCCAGGAGCGCGAATTCAAGGTTATAATAACAATGAAAGAGTAAAAGACACGGGTTGCTGTTTAGCATGGCTTCATTTGACAGGTAACCGTGGTTATTGTGATAGAAAAAATATCTGAGGCATGGGTATAATTCAATCTGGAGTATTCTGATTTGTTAAGAATATCGATTAACTTACAAGCATATGCTTAAGAGCTCTTAACGGTCTCCTTGTCAGGTAATTGTAGTATACCATCACCTGATAAAGCAGTACTGACAAT is a genomic window containing:
- a CDS encoding AbrB/MazE/SpoVT family DNA-binding domain-containing protein, producing MTQNENENDTNPAYLFSKTLKRSTETQAEFLRRMASMQFETMQGLMNVLHTITNFNAVFKATVQSNGRISIPEAEREALGIEDGDLVQVIIVPLEKGKERTKVKDDSQKFQIKGGVKIE
- the phaC gene encoding class III poly(R)-hydroxyalkanoic acid synthase subunit PhaC, coding for MSKKDYSDIFLTIMQQIQQFNKGVLQVSKAAKSIGSIDVGTTPADVVHKGRNIRLLHYKPFVEKPHPVPLLVVYALINKYYVLDLQPDRSWVRGMLNQGFDVYMIDWGEPEQIDQYLTFDDYVNRFIDYFVDLVRDASYQEKISIHGYCMGGTMSVMYASLHGEKVKNLYVTAPVIDSEKDTTVLGNLSKHIDADLLINNYGNIPPEFLYLCYSILKPFKQNVRKYIEFTNNLHDTDFVQNFLRVEKWLYDTPPIAGETFRQWIKDIYQKNLLVKNQMKLGDKLIDLRKIDVPLLTVVAEDDHLVSPECSIPLNYNVSSEDKELKVYPTGHIGLLSSKYSQERIIPDVASWLKERSVR
- a CDS encoding poly(R)-hydroxyalkanoic acid synthase subunit PhaE; this encodes MTDKSQSNDKENSEILKNMIESWADTLNWLQNRTPEMPTIGPAASLIKNSVTINAELAKATEELTAFNKILTRYYAKVSATWIEATRKVLAKCPIDITDEKSKEEVKKIWIETFEDEFTTLFDSEEFAMIFGELLKHEVQFNVHVRKLVEIYSKNLDMPTRSEIESVYEEIERIKKKLKEISDVIEEISGGKKKDIAKVL